The following are from one region of the Arachis duranensis cultivar V14167 chromosome 10, aradu.V14167.gnm2.J7QH, whole genome shotgun sequence genome:
- the LOC107471101 gene encoding AAA-ATPase ASD, mitochondrial, whose translation MIEESKMKTRAGDTMFGQIGSIIASLMFIWAIFEKFFPFQIRNQAQKHTLRLFSFVYPYIQITFNELIGDRHMSRSEAYTSIQNYLSSKATTQAKRLKGDIGKNNQTLLLTMDDHEEVCDEFNGVKLWWVSGKNVAKSQTLSLHNNLADEKRYYKLTFHKQHRNMVLGTYLNHVMREGKAVMVRNRQRKLYTNSGSFWNHVVFEHPATFESVAMDEELKKRIIDDLVTFSKSREFYARIGRAWKRGYLLFGPPGTGKSTMIAAMANLLGYDLYDLELTAVKDNTELRKLLIETSSKSIIVIEDIDCSLDLTGQRRKKMERAKEDEEEEEEEDQRKKKQSGLKERDVKSSQVTLSGLLNFIDGLWSACGGERLIVFTTNYVEKLDPALVRRGRMDMHIELSYCGFEAFKLLAKNYLKIESHHLFSTISDLLKHSQITPADVAEHFMPKPAFGNNPDLYLKALIQSLEETNFKQNKHASNT comes from the exons ATGATCGAGGAGAGTAAGATGAAGACAAGAGCAGGAGACACGATGTTTGGTCAAATAGGATCCATAATTGCTTCATTGATGTTTATTTGGGCCATATTCGAGAAATTCTTCCCATTCCAAATCCGAAACCAAGCACAAAAACACACTCTAAGGTTGTTCTCTTTTGTTTACCCTTACATCCAAATCACATTCAATGAACTCATTGGTGATAGACACATGAGTAGAAGTGAGGCTTATACTTCCATACAGAATTACCTTTCTTCCAAGGCCACAACACAAGCTAAGAGACTCAAAGGTGACATAGGCAAGAACAACCAAACCCTTCTTCTTACCATGGATGACCATGAAGAAGTGTGTGATGAGTTCAATGGTGTTAAGCTTTGGTGGGTTTCTGGCAAAAACGTTGCCAAATCCCAAACACTTTCTCTACACAACAATTTAGCGGACGAGAAAAGGTACTACAAGCTTACCTTCCATAAACAACATAGAAACATGGTTTTAGGAACATATCTTAATCATGTTATGAGAGAAGGTAAAGCGGTTATGGTTAGAAATAGGCAGAGGAAGCTTTATACTAATAGCGGTTCGTTTTGGAACCATGTTGTGTTTGAGCATCCGGCAACGTTTGAAAGCGTGGCGATGGACGAGGAACTGAAGAAaaggatcattgatgatttgGTAACGTTTAGTAAGTCAAGGGAGTTTTATGCAAGAATTGGAAGGGCCTGGAAGAGAGGGTATTTACTTTTTGGTCCTCCGGGGACGGGGAAGTCGACGATGATCGCGGCGATGGCGAATCTGTTGGGATATGATTTGTATGATTTGGAACTGACTGCTGTGAAGGACAACACAGAGTTGCGGAAGCTGTTGATTGAGACATCAAGCAAGTCCATTATTGTGATTGAGGACATAGATTGTTCACTTGATCTAACTGGTCAGAGGAggaagaaaatggaaagagcgaaggaagatgaagaagaagaagaagaagaagatcaacGGAAGAAGAAGCAGAGTGGGTTGAAAGAAAGAGATGTTAAGAGCAGCCAG GTTACACTCTCAGGGCTTCTGAACTTCATTGATGGATTGTGGTCTGCATGTGGAGGAGAGAGGCTAATAGTTTTCACTACAAACTATGTTGAGAAATTGGATCCAGCATTGGTGAGAAGAGGGAGAATGGACATGCACATTGAATTATCATACTGTGGATTTGAGGCATTCAAGTTGCTGGCCAAGAATTACCTTAAAATTGAATCACACCATTTGTTTTCAACAATTTCTGACTTGCTCAAACACTCTCAAATCACACCAGCTGATGTTGCTGAGCACTTTATGCCCAAACCTGCTTTTGGGAACAATCCAGACCTTTATTTGAAGGCTTTGATTCAATCACTTGAAGAAACCAACTTCAAACAGAACAAACATGCAAGCAATACTTAA